In Diabrotica undecimpunctata isolate CICGRU chromosome 9, icDiaUnde3, whole genome shotgun sequence, the DNA window ggggCGATAATCACAGCGGACCACCAcctagaaaaagaggtctcagcaaggatagctgcgggaaatagagcaAATAATCAACATTATTAAGTTCGAAGCTGCTAAGaggaaaatctaaattaacactgtgcaagtcgattattcgcccaattattacatatggcagtgaagcatggaCTCTCAACCAGCAGGAAATTAATAAGCTAATAAGTATTTGAAAAAACggtctcagaataatatttggttttcaaagagatgaattcacaggggattggagaagacgccgcaatgctgaattggtgactgtatggaactgaaaacatagtcagacatatcaaggcaaaccgaataagatgggcaggtcacgtggtacgatcagaggatgaccgagtgttaaagacagtgttttttgaaaaaCCAGATGGtagatcagtaggccgaccgagaaaaagatggaaagatgatgttgaagccgatttatatagaattggggtacaacaatgggaaataaaagcgcaagatcgtagaggatggagggcgatagtggatgcCCCAAAGACTCACCCCgtgttgtaaagccagtgaagaagaaggtttttccccagtatgtgctTTCCCCGTAAGCTAaagtgcttaaaacaaatttaacaCTTGTAATGCTATTCTCCACTGTGTACTTTCTTATGCATTACAAATTTCCTTGCCGAGAAAACTGTTTAAagcaaatttcgcacttgtaactcttttctccagtgtgtactttAGTATGATTTACCAAATGGTTTTTCTGAGAAAACTGGTGAAGACAAATTTCACAGTTATACGGCTTTTCCCCATTATGTGTTCGCAAATGCACTTTCAACCTATGTGCTGTACCAAATGCCttcaagcaaatttcacacttgtaaaggTTTTCCCCAGTATGTATTCGCAAATGTACTTTCAAACCATCTGCTGTAATAAATGTCTTAAAGCAAACTTCACActcgtaaggtttttctccagtgtgtactttCTTATgcgttatcaaatttctttgccgagaaaactgtttaaagcaaatttcacacttgtaattcttttctccagtgtgtactttAATATGATTTACCAAATGGGTTTTCTGAGAAAACTGGTGAAGACAAATTTCACAGTTATACGgcttttccccagtatgtgttcgcaaatgcaTTTTCAAAATATGTGCTCTAGTAAAtgccttaaagcaaatttcacacttgtaaggtttttccccattATGTGTTCGCAAATGCACTTTCAACATATGTGCTGTAACAAAtgccttaaagcaaatttcacacttgtaaagtttttccccagtatgtattCGCAAATGTACTTTCAAACTACTCGCTGtaataaatgtattaaaacaaatttcacacttgtaaggtttttccgcAGTATGTATTCGCGaatgtattttcaaataatttgctGTAGTAAATGCCTTCAAGCAAGTTTCACACTTGTAAAGATTTTCCCCAGTATGTATTCGCAAATGTACTTTCAAATAATTTGCTATAATAAatgtcttaaagcaaatttcacacttgtaaggtttttccccagtatgtattCGCAAATGTACTTTCAAATAATTTGCTGTAGTAAATGCCTTCatgcaaatttcacacttatacggtttttccccagtatgtgttcgcaaatgaCTTTTCAACTTATGTGCTGTAACAAATaccttaaagcaaatttcacacttgtaaggtttttcctcAGTATGTGTTGGCAAATGCCTTTTCAAGTACTCTGCTGTAATAAATcccttaaagcaaatttcacacttgtaagatttttccccagtatgtattCGCATATGTACTTTCAAATAATTTGCTGTAGTAAGTACCTTacagcaaatttcacacttgtaattcTTTTTTCCAGTGTGTACTTTACTATGATTTACCAAAGTGCTTTGCTGAGAAAACTGTTgaagacaaatttcacacttatacggtttttccccagtatgtattCGCAAATGCTGTTTCAAGTTATCTGCTGTAACAAATaccttaaagcaaatttcacacttgtaaggtttttccccagtatgcgtTGGCAAATGCCTTTTCAAGTACTCTGCTGTAATAAATcccttaaagcaaatttcacacttgtaaggtttttccccagtatgtattCGCGAATGTATTTTCAAATACTTTGCTGTAGTAAAtgccttaaagcaaatttcacacttgtttGGGTTTTGTCCAATCTGAACTTTTACACTTTTGTTTAATATGGTTTCTTCAATATGGCGACTTATTTGTTGTTCCTCGTGGTATGAGTACTTCGgtgattttttttcattttccattttattgttgATTTGGGGAAACCCTAAAATATAAACCAAACTATAAAAAAttgggttgagtttaccgaaagtacaagctgattatagccgcaaatgtcaaacacgGAACAAAAATGCTAAGtgccaacactgctaaaccgaaatatttgcggctatattcagcttgtactttcggtaaactcaaccaaaaaTTGTTTCTTTACTGCAAGTAAAAATTAGTACAGAAAGAATGTCAACAacaggaataaaaataaataagtctATAAGAAAAAAATGTAGTAATAAACAATCTAAAACAAGCAAATTTACCGtttgcaatttactattttaagtTTCAAGTAATTCTATATCCACTTAACaatattgttataaaaaattttccaataaaatcctttataaaaaggtatataaaaaaaccccgtcgggctatgttaaaaagacaaaacgttttcggaataagtattccatcatcagtgtcaatatattacatgaatgtagccactaaatatgagggtaaaaaccctttaaaaattaatatataaagtttagtttacattatgtcgtgtttacaaataggatggtaaagttaccgttggattggtaacatggcgacatatgactctacattaagttgcaagtcctgagacggtatgtctacgaggactttattaaagcaacaaAGCAGGTCGGTAAGAAGGGAAGATATTCTGTTGTTTGCAGAGCCTTTTTCTTAAAACTGTTTGAAGTGAAAGCTCCACGTGTTTTATTAATTGCACGTAAAACTCTAAACGGAGAAAGCGTTGGAGATAAAAGTGACGGTGACAGGCGTTCTCCAAAAGAACTACCTAAATTTGAACGAGTAAAACAATGCATTGGTAATTTTAAAGCCCAAGAGAGTTATTATAACCGAAATAAATCTAAAAGGCTCTATCTGCATTCGTCATTAACCATAAGAAAAATGTGGGAGACGTATAATGATCAAGCAGATGTCGAGTTTCAAgtgaaatattgttattttcatAAAGTTTTTTCTACGCAGTTTAATCTTGGATTCGGTTCACCTGCTACAGATGTATGTAGCTACTGCGAACGCACAAAATTTCGAATAAAAAATACTCCAACATACGATGAGGCCAAACGTGATTTAAAAGTTCATCAACATAAGGCCAAAcagtttaatttactaatgaaaGAAAAGCGAGACAACGAAGTTACTTACTGTTTTGACCTCCAACAAGTTCAAAATCTGCGAAAAATTCCCATACAGGAAACATTTTACTCTCTCCAAATAGCTTATTATTGTTTTTGTGTAGTTGATGTAGATGCCAGGATGCCAAACTTTTATATTTGGACTGAGAACCTTTCCGGCCGAGGATCAAACGAGGTTGGGTCAGcgcttcttcattttttaaagcACTCTCAGTTCAATGAATCCGTAACGAAAATTCGTTTGTTTTGTGATGGATGTGGCGGTCAAAGTAAGAATAGTCACATCCTGTACCTCCTAATTTACTGGCTGTATACGGAATCACCCATgcatattaaagaaattgaaatcgTTTTTCCTGTGCGTGGTCATTCTTATTTGCCTGCTGATCGCATCTTCGGACGAGTTGAAAAAGACTTACGGAGACACGACAGAATTATTTTACCTTCAGATTATACTGCTATCTACAAGAAGTTTGGAAATGTATTTGAATTGGAGAAGGATTTGAAAATGTATGATCTAAAGGGCTTGCTCGCGGTGTTTAATAAATACGACGGGATAAGCgaacaaaaaattgttaatataaaGAAAACTTTAAACCGTGGTAAACAACATAATGCAGTAACGATAATTTCGCAAGTATTTTATAGAAACAACGATCCTTCAAAAAGAGAAAAAACCCTTTTGAAAAGAGGAAAATCTTTAGCAGGTGTTTCACTGAGACAATTAAGGGAAAACAATAAGATTTCGGCTGATAAAGGAAAAGCCGTTAACAAACTTTTGATTGCAGCTTTCGGAGAAAACTGGCGTCTTGAAGAAGGCTTAAGTTGGTATTTCGAACTGCTGATTAATAATATTCAAAACTATGAAGAGGATGCGGAAAATGATCACGACCATCACGTTAATTGCGAATGTGTTCAAGAAGAGCCAGAACTAAAGGTGTGAAtgaaatacatatttttaattcGTTCTTTATGTTTTAGTGtattaattaaaatacatatttttttcaaaatgtaaCTAGTccgcgtttttttttt includes these proteins:
- the LOC140449502 gene encoding uncharacterized protein isoform X1, which produces MDIKVEIKKELEEYDNGFSSGDIQYMQSGLSTEVDIIDVEDVKKEKQEDHSGFPQINNKMENEKKSPKYSYHEEQQISRHIEETILNKSVKVQIGQNPNKCEICFKAFTTAKYLKIHSRIHTGEKPYKCEICFKGFITAEYLKRHLPTHTGEKPYKCEICFKVFVTADNLKQHLRIHTGEKPYKCEICLQQFSQQSTLVNHSKVHTGKKNYKCEICCKVLTTANYLKVHMRIHTGEKSYKCEICFKGFITAEYLKRHLPTHTEEKPYKCEICFKVFVTAHKLKSHLRTHTGEKPYKCEICMKAFTTANYLKVHLRIHTGEKPYKCEICFKTFIIANYLKVHLRIHTGENLYKCETCLKAFTTANYLKIHSRIHTAEKPYKCEICFNTFITASSLKVHLRIHTGEKLYKCEICFKAFVTAHMLKVHLRTHNGEKPYKCEICFKAFTRAHILKMHLRTHTGEKPYNCEICLHQFSQKTHLVNHIKVHTGEKNYKCEICFKQFSRQRNLITHKKVHTGEKPYECEVCFKTFITADGLKVHLRIHTGENLYKCEICLKAFGTAHRLKVHLRTHNGEKPYNCEICLHQFSQKNHLVNHTKVHTGEKSYKCEICFKQFSRQGNL